The proteins below are encoded in one region of Leptotrichia sp. oral taxon 218:
- a CDS encoding DUF2577 family protein — protein MFEILNDMIDNGVQQQSNNFIRASVTSPPPELKIKFDNVEIPSEQIYCSNFLLPHYHRTYKIDGVIDEITINATTQTAIGNGPASHTHDHSTIKGSGTYKSSKDIWFEDTLKVGDEVLVLVLGINYVVVSKIVKMPSGAIEGV, from the coding sequence ATGTTTGAAATACTTAACGATATGATTGATAACGGAGTGCAACAGCAATCCAACAATTTTATAAGAGCTAGTGTAACTAGTCCACCGCCTGAATTAAAAATAAAATTTGATAATGTGGAAATACCTTCAGAGCAGATTTACTGCTCTAATTTCTTATTACCGCATTATCACAGAACTTATAAAATAGACGGTGTTATTGATGAAATAACTATTAATGCTACAACTCAAACAGCGATAGGAAATGGACCCGCTTCACACACCCATGACCATTCGACAATTAAAGGTTCTGGAACTTATAAAAGTAGTAAAGATATATGGTTTGAAGACACTTTAAAAGTTGGAGATGAAGTTCTAGTCTTAGTGCTTGGTATAAATTATGTGGTAGTTAGTAAAATAGTGAAAATGCCAAGTGGTGCAATAGAAGGAGTGTAA
- a CDS encoding regulator, protein MKNITVEMLLENNKKIENKNIIKVKIEELGGAVLELEVLSRMEILDILSSNTQDKDSELIYTAGKIFKDEKLITKLGCQMNPIEVVSKVLSQSTIVNISELLMKKAGWNEKFTVEEVVDEIKN, encoded by the coding sequence ATGAAAAATATAACAGTGGAAATGTTGTTGGAAAACAACAAAAAAATAGAAAACAAAAATATTATAAAAGTTAAAATTGAAGAATTGGGTGGTGCCGTTTTAGAACTGGAAGTGCTGAGTAGAATGGAAATACTGGATATTTTATCCAGTAACACCCAAGACAAAGATAGTGAATTGATTTATACTGCAGGAAAAATATTTAAAGATGAAAAATTGATTACTAAATTAGGTTGTCAAATGAATCCGATTGAAGTTGTGTCAAAAGTGCTAAGTCAATCTACTATAGTAAATATTTCGGAATTACTTATGAAAAAGGCTGGGTGGAATGAAAAATTTACTGTTGAAGAGGTGGTTGATGAGATAAAAAACTAA
- a CDS encoding putative phage tail protein, with protein MNSKIKVISKVARNSLQVDLIKSLIIEAQKIKNDIEKYKEFIFLNFFNEEQILKYEKFMNLEADSRLNLQDRRERILFRLLSKRIFSLDNLKEQARIFTNGEIEVTEVFNEYYFIIRFTSIYGIPPNLNNFINFIELNKPAHLGYKIVYSYMTWDEFDRYNKTWDAWDSLNLNWDDREKYKE; from the coding sequence ATGAACAGTAAAATAAAAGTAATTTCCAAAGTTGCAAGAAATAGCTTACAAGTTGATTTAATAAAAAGTTTAATAATAGAGGCTCAAAAAATAAAAAATGATATTGAGAAATACAAGGAGTTTATTTTTTTAAACTTTTTTAACGAAGAACAGATTCTGAAATATGAAAAATTTATGAATCTGGAAGCAGATTCAAGGTTGAATTTACAGGACAGAAGAGAGAGAATTTTGTTCCGTCTGTTATCTAAAAGAATATTTTCTCTCGATAACTTAAAAGAACAGGCTAGAATATTTACAAATGGGGAAATTGAAGTAACAGAAGTATTTAACGAATACTATTTTATTATAAGATTTACAAGTATTTATGGAATACCACCCAATTTAAATAATTTTATCAATTTTATAGAACTGAATAAGCCTGCCCATCTGGGCTACAAAATAGTTTACAGCTACATGACTTGGGATGAATTTGACAGATATAACAAGACATGGGATGCTTGGGATAGTTTAAATTTAAATTGGGATGATAGAGAAAAATATAAGGAGTAG
- a CDS encoding terminase, giving the protein MLKIVINDEEHIKKFERIVWKGGIHGTSRTLEVAYLDDTQITKLGDKVEFYVDDDKLFIGKVFSVEVVGESKVKTFRCFDNSIYLNKNFFVKNFNKKKPSQILKEICGELKLEVGNIPEDKVDCTYPAVNKSGYQIILNAYTIQHRKDKKIYSIVSNDGKIEVVEQGSLADVMLNSGQDIKSSKYGEDLEQMVNQIVIYKTEKEKQQIVDKVENKEDKEKYGLFQKVMQYDKDRDNISNAKEMLKSVEKTGNITCLGNVLIQSGYSIGIHEPHTNLVGSFLVKNDTHTWENDMYYCDIELTFENVMDKSEFEEKPKSKKSQSKKSKKNKKGEKSKTNEKNKKKVGAK; this is encoded by the coding sequence ATGCTAAAGATTGTTATAAACGATGAAGAACATATAAAAAAATTTGAAAGAATTGTTTGGAAGGGTGGAATACACGGAACTTCACGAACATTGGAAGTAGCATATTTAGATGATACTCAAATTACTAAATTAGGAGACAAAGTTGAATTTTATGTCGATGATGACAAATTATTTATTGGTAAAGTTTTTTCTGTGGAAGTTGTCGGAGAAAGTAAAGTTAAAACTTTTAGATGTTTTGATAACTCCATATATCTTAATAAAAACTTTTTTGTGAAAAATTTTAATAAGAAAAAGCCATCGCAAATATTAAAAGAAATTTGTGGAGAGTTAAAGTTGGAAGTTGGGAACATACCTGAAGACAAAGTGGATTGCACTTATCCAGCAGTTAATAAGAGCGGGTATCAAATAATTTTGAATGCTTATACGATTCAGCATAGAAAAGATAAAAAAATATATTCTATTGTTAGTAACGATGGAAAAATAGAAGTTGTGGAACAAGGGAGTTTGGCAGATGTCATGCTAAACTCTGGGCAAGATATAAAAAGTTCTAAGTATGGTGAAGATCTTGAGCAAATGGTGAATCAAATTGTTATCTATAAAACTGAAAAAGAAAAACAACAAATAGTAGATAAAGTAGAAAATAAAGAAGACAAGGAAAAATACGGATTATTTCAAAAAGTAATGCAGTATGACAAGGATAGGGATAATATCAGCAATGCTAAAGAGATGTTGAAAAGTGTTGAAAAAACAGGAAATATCACTTGTCTTGGTAATGTTTTGATACAAAGCGGTTATTCAATAGGAATACACGAGCCACATACAAACCTTGTTGGCAGTTTTTTAGTAAAAAATGATACGCATACTTGGGAAAATGATATGTATTATTGTGATATAGAATTAACTTTTGAAAATGTGATGGATAAATCCGAATTTGAAGAAAAACCAAAATCGAAAAAATCACAAAGTAAAAAGAGTAAGAAAAACAAGAAAGGTGAGAAAAGTAAGACAAATGAGAAAAATAAGAAAAAGGTAGGTGCTAAATAA
- a CDS encoding universal stress protein produces the protein MPSELKLTVGLARWLRIDFKKKNKIGDDKMDKLAAKIYLTGKILELGKTLIYKTEIVAKGKVGAEKFKQVYEGFWDKLEDLLEKEKSIDRKWIPDFAEEIGEEVLTEVLKEARKTFDLKVILQQIFDEEKAGNKNIL, from the coding sequence TTGCCTAGTGAGTTAAAATTGACTGTAGGGCTTGCTAGGTGGCTTAGAATTGATTTTAAGAAAAAGAATAAAATAGGAGATGATAAAATGGATAAATTAGCAGCAAAAATATATTTAACAGGTAAAATTTTAGAATTGGGAAAGACTTTAATCTATAAAACAGAAATAGTTGCAAAAGGAAAAGTTGGAGCAGAAAAGTTTAAGCAGGTGTATGAAGGTTTTTGGGATAAGTTAGAAGATCTGTTGGAAAAAGAAAAATCAATTGATAGAAAATGGATTCCTGACTTCGCAGAAGAGATTGGTGAAGAAGTTCTAACAGAAGTTTTAAAGGAAGCTAGAAAGACATTTGATTTAAAAGTTATACTGCAACAAATTTTTGATGAGGAAAAAGCAGGAAATAAAAACATATTATAA
- a CDS encoding cytoplasmic protein codes for MELEKDKLYICFHKPKHLVGHLIALWTLGRYSHAEFIYNNQVFLSNPGGVRTQKFKYLKNMDIYELDSNIDAKDIIEFFKTAQGKGYDYLGILGQFFYANKVQDDDRYFCSEFCLNAIDYALQFTLTYKLKSLKDRVGYQFSPVKLYKYLKDMELIKEKEVA; via the coding sequence ATGGAATTAGAAAAAGACAAACTATATATATGTTTTCACAAACCTAAACATCTTGTGGGACATTTAATAGCATTGTGGACACTTGGAAGATATTCACACGCCGAATTTATTTACAATAATCAAGTATTTTTATCTAATCCTGGAGGAGTAAGAACACAAAAATTTAAATATTTGAAAAATATGGATATTTATGAGTTAGATAGTAATATTGATGCGAAAGATATTATTGAGTTTTTTAAAACAGCACAAGGCAAAGGATACGACTATCTAGGAATTTTAGGACAGTTTTTTTATGCTAATAAGGTACAAGATGACGATAGATATTTTTGCAGTGAGTTTTGTTTAAATGCAATAGATTATGCTTTACAGTTCACCTTGACATATAAATTGAAATCGTTAAAGGACAGGGTTGGCTATCAGTTCAGTCCAGTCAAATTATACAAATATTTAAAAGATATGGAATTAATTAAAGAAAAGGAAGTGGCATAG
- a CDS encoding phage tail sheath C-terminal domain-containing protein — MAIVGQINASPSISIAFKTLATTAIQRSERGTVCLILQDTKATEKWYTFKTIADVETEKWDKDNIKYINLAMHYGAFKILIRVIQSGEDTSKVLKDLEMRKFNWLAYPKALETEDQTVVNWVKQQFGNTGPIGKTIKYVSSYANKTDHVAIVELANGGTYKSIYGDFTAQEYTAAIAGLIAGMPLNRSADNHIMNDLKEVEDYEPKIGKFSLYMDEDTVRVNYGVNSKTTFDSTWKKETRKIKVVEGMCFIVDDIRDTFKKYWLGKYINDYDNKMNFCSNVTKVYFKEMSPNVLNGDYDNKVEIDIEAQKRTVIADGLDSDTMTDLEILQYPTGDDVYLTGDVRFADTMASLSLTMTM, encoded by the coding sequence ATGGCAATAGTCGGACAAATTAATGCGAGTCCAAGCATTAGTATTGCATTTAAAACATTAGCAACGACAGCTATTCAAAGAAGTGAAAGAGGTACTGTTTGTTTGATTTTACAAGATACAAAAGCTACTGAAAAATGGTACACTTTTAAAACCATAGCCGATGTTGAAACTGAAAAATGGGATAAAGATAATATTAAATATATTAATTTAGCTATGCATTATGGAGCATTTAAAATATTAATCAGAGTTATACAAAGTGGAGAAGATACAAGCAAAGTATTAAAGGATTTAGAAATGCGAAAGTTCAACTGGTTAGCTTATCCAAAAGCTTTAGAAACAGAAGACCAAACAGTTGTAAATTGGGTAAAACAACAATTTGGGAATACTGGTCCAATTGGTAAAACTATAAAATATGTATCAAGCTATGCGAATAAAACAGATCATGTAGCTATTGTAGAACTTGCAAATGGTGGAACATATAAGTCTATTTATGGAGATTTTACAGCACAGGAATACACAGCGGCTATTGCAGGGCTTATTGCAGGTATGCCATTAAATCGTAGTGCTGATAATCACATTATGAATGATTTGAAAGAAGTTGAAGATTATGAACCTAAAATTGGTAAATTCAGTTTATATATGGATGAAGATACAGTTAGGGTAAATTATGGTGTTAATTCTAAAACTACATTTGACAGTACTTGGAAAAAAGAGACAAGAAAAATTAAAGTCGTTGAGGGTATGTGTTTTATTGTGGATGATATAAGGGACACATTTAAAAAATATTGGCTTGGAAAATATATCAATGATTATGACAATAAAATGAATTTCTGCTCAAACGTAACAAAAGTATATTTTAAAGAAATGTCGCCAAATGTATTGAATGGAGATTATGACAATAAAGTAGAAATTGATATTGAAGCACAGAAAAGAACGGTTATAGCAGATGGATTAGATTCAGATACTATGACAGATTTAGAGATTCTACAATATCCTACAGGTGATGATGTATATTTAACAGGTGATGTAAGATTTGCAGATACTATGGCTTCACTTAGCTTAACAATGACAATGTAA
- a CDS encoding baseplate J/gp47 family protein, protein MNKIEARNKFLSNLENNFSKIEGTFNFDIASAYGIEAEAIYKLLEFWVKQTFIDTATEDEFIDYHAMLFGVTRKQGTKARGEILITGKADTTISAGSIVLKTDSTKYKLLYDTTIAFNGKAVAEVECLQTGEVGNCAIGEIVNFEIANADIFTVTNEKAFTNGYEEEPNDSLISRAKERILKPAHSGNIYDYEKWAKEIDGVGKVLVEPLWNGNGTVRVRISNYNNTLADNELIQKVKRRIEQIDGRPIGANVTVTSFDSKNIAISVSVILSSGIKLNTVSDLISSKIKQMIKDNSALYTLNSKEILSINRIEKIVLSINGVEDCKVLINNDSRNITVDSNEILIVTGVVINEQ, encoded by the coding sequence GTGAATAAAATAGAAGCAAGGAATAAGTTTTTATCTAATTTGGAAAATAATTTTTCTAAAATAGAAGGAACATTTAATTTTGACATTGCAAGTGCTTACGGAATAGAAGCTGAAGCAATATATAAATTGCTAGAATTTTGGGTTAAGCAAACTTTTATTGATACCGCAACAGAAGATGAATTTATAGATTATCATGCGATGCTTTTCGGAGTGACGAGAAAGCAGGGAACCAAAGCAAGAGGAGAAATATTAATAACTGGGAAAGCTGATACTACAATATCTGCAGGATCAATAGTATTAAAAACGGACAGCACAAAATACAAGCTGCTTTATGATACGACTATAGCTTTTAACGGAAAAGCAGTTGCGGAAGTGGAGTGCTTGCAAACAGGAGAGGTTGGGAACTGTGCTATAGGTGAGATAGTAAATTTTGAAATAGCTAACGCCGACATCTTTACAGTGACTAATGAAAAAGCTTTTACAAACGGTTATGAAGAGGAACCTAATGACAGTTTAATATCTAGAGCGAAGGAAAGAATATTAAAACCAGCACATAGTGGAAATATTTATGATTATGAGAAATGGGCAAAAGAAATAGACGGAGTCGGTAAAGTGTTAGTTGAACCACTATGGAATGGAAACGGAACAGTAAGAGTTAGAATCTCGAATTACAATAATACATTAGCTGATAATGAGCTGATACAGAAGGTAAAAAGAAGGATAGAGCAGATTGACGGTAGACCAATCGGAGCCAATGTTACAGTAACAAGTTTCGACAGTAAGAATATTGCTATATCTGTAAGCGTTATTTTAAGTTCAGGAATAAAGTTAAATACCGTATCGGATCTAATTAGTTCAAAAATAAAGCAGATGATAAAAGATAATTCGGCGCTATACACTTTAAACAGTAAGGAAATTTTATCAATTAACAGAATTGAAAAAATAGTTTTATCTATTAATGGAGTTGAAGACTGCAAAGTCCTGATAAACAATGACAGCAGAAACATAACTGTAGATAGCAATGAAATATTAATAGTGACTGGGGTTGTTATCAATGAACAGTAA
- a CDS encoding phage tail tape measure protein, whose protein sequence is MSEYKLSALLELKDKFTDVAKKAGSSLGTLKDKVGGVTGKIKKSFSGVQGALATVGVGIGAGAAVSVLKSSVEAYANLEDQVRRNKAIMGATVQQEKQLMQQTRDLGRSTKFTAQEVAEAQMYQAMAGMKTNEVLEMTPKLLKMSIAAGSDFAQTSDIVTDNLTAFGMSLKHSDRLMDVMVATSNNANTNVQMLGEAYKYVAATSRNFESFEDVNILLGVLADNGIKSGQAGRNLAGIYRRLANPSKEVGNALKDLNIQLYDQQGHFRGLKALSDDLKVATAGLTEEERNRYLTMIAGGEGMKILASIMGTTEENYNKVANAVRNSSGATDKFANDMSNTTANKIAQFKSAIDDLKISLGEAFAPIATRWMEDFMTKVDEWQKSGALNPDKLKGQAEGLVKTAELGMRGFIAAKGASLGASLGSAIAPGVGTAVGAAIGGAIGYFSPDIVKKLIEPKDPKKEKEKQGAIARAFTPGASQSGYNSGDGKFHYMGYSGVKVPSMAEAQKEESARIARQKEYDRRSAEALQKVLFDMKSFATNFAPKYGMQQQNQPVIQQDKTSQLAGLISQLVAKQQNTNPMQPFDTSAITNAISTGLSPLNSLPSQLNSSLATMQPPVPQPVSIEQVINHSANAQIAAQLSNITINDTAKIESIARQIAQNVSQNTYNTMMSNLQAQIQASQ, encoded by the coding sequence ATGAGCGAATATAAATTGAGCGCTTTACTTGAATTGAAAGATAAGTTTACTGATGTAGCAAAAAAGGCTGGAAGCTCATTAGGAACATTAAAAGATAAAGTTGGTGGTGTAACTGGAAAAATAAAAAAATCTTTTAGTGGAGTTCAGGGAGCATTGGCAACTGTTGGAGTTGGTATTGGAGCAGGTGCAGCAGTTAGTGTATTAAAATCTTCTGTTGAAGCTTATGCGAATTTAGAAGACCAAGTTAGAAGAAATAAGGCTATAATGGGGGCTACAGTACAACAAGAAAAGCAACTTATGCAACAAACAAGAGATTTGGGTAGATCAACTAAATTTACAGCTCAAGAAGTGGCTGAAGCACAAATGTATCAAGCTATGGCTGGTATGAAAACAAATGAAGTATTGGAAATGACACCTAAACTTTTAAAAATGTCAATTGCGGCTGGAAGTGATTTTGCTCAAACTTCTGATATAGTCACAGATAACCTGACAGCTTTTGGTATGTCGTTAAAACATTCTGATAGACTTATGGATGTAATGGTTGCAACAAGTAATAATGCAAATACCAATGTACAAATGTTAGGAGAGGCTTATAAATATGTTGCAGCAACTTCAAGAAATTTTGAGAGCTTTGAAGATGTAAATATCTTATTAGGAGTACTTGCGGATAATGGAATTAAGTCTGGTCAAGCTGGGCGTAATTTAGCAGGAATTTACAGAAGGTTGGCTAATCCATCGAAAGAAGTGGGAAATGCTTTAAAAGACTTAAATATTCAACTTTATGACCAGCAAGGACATTTTAGAGGATTAAAAGCATTATCTGATGATTTAAAAGTTGCTACTGCAGGTCTTACTGAGGAAGAAAGAAATAGATATTTGACAATGATTGCTGGTGGAGAAGGTATGAAAATACTGGCTTCTATTATGGGAACAACAGAAGAAAACTATAACAAAGTCGCCAATGCTGTAAGAAATTCTAGTGGGGCAACGGATAAATTTGCTAATGATATGAGTAATACAACAGCTAACAAAATAGCACAATTTAAATCAGCGATAGATGATTTGAAAATATCGTTAGGAGAAGCATTCGCCCCAATAGCGACTAGGTGGATGGAAGACTTTATGACTAAAGTTGACGAATGGCAAAAAAGTGGGGCATTAAATCCTGATAAGTTAAAAGGTCAAGCAGAAGGTTTGGTAAAAACTGCAGAACTTGGGATGAGAGGATTTATTGCAGCTAAAGGTGCGTCTTTGGGTGCCTCACTTGGTTCAGCAATTGCACCTGGAGTAGGAACGGCGGTAGGTGCTGCAATTGGGGGAGCTATTGGATATTTTTCACCAGACATAGTAAAAAAACTTATAGAACCTAAAGACCCAAAAAAAGAAAAAGAAAAACAAGGAGCTATAGCTAGAGCTTTTACTCCTGGAGCAAGTCAATCTGGTTATAATTCTGGCGATGGAAAGTTCCATTATATGGGGTATTCTGGTGTTAAAGTGCCTTCAATGGCAGAAGCGCAAAAAGAAGAATCAGCAAGAATTGCAAGGCAAAAAGAATATGATAGACGTTCCGCAGAAGCTTTGCAGAAAGTCTTGTTTGATATGAAATCCTTTGCAACAAATTTTGCACCAAAATATGGAATGCAACAACAAAATCAACCTGTTATTCAACAGGATAAAACATCACAACTGGCTGGTTTAATTTCGCAACTTGTAGCAAAACAACAAAATACGAATCCAATGCAGCCATTCGACACAAGTGCTATAACAAATGCTATTAGTACTGGATTAAGTCCTTTGAATAGTTTGCCCAGTCAGTTGAATTCTAGTTTAGCTACAATGCAACCACCAGTTCCACAACCAGTATCAATAGAACAGGTTATAAATCATAGTGCTAATGCACAGATAGCAGCACAATTGTCAAATATAACAATAAATGATACAGCAAAAATTGAGAGCATAGCTAGACAGATAGCACAGAATGTTAGTCAAAATACATATAACACTATGATGTCAAATTTACAAGCTCAAATTCAAGCATCACAATAA
- a CDS encoding N-acetylmuramoyl-L-alanine amidase gives MKVILNVGHGGVKRDPGACGNGFEEHAWNKDFVENYVKKECENQGVEYVVVYQEYYSTLPQKINGLANKGDVTLSFHLNAADKTASGAEMLYWHNSKRSKELAEFLQEANIKATHLKDRKILPRNYEDRGATLLRKTSTPCVIVESGFITNSEDMEKLEATKKELAKYYVAAVKNYWKNN, from the coding sequence ATGAAAGTAATATTGAATGTAGGACATGGTGGAGTGAAAAGAGATCCAGGAGCGTGTGGAAATGGTTTTGAGGAACACGCTTGGAATAAGGATTTTGTGGAAAACTATGTAAAAAAAGAATGTGAAAATCAAGGTGTAGAGTATGTTGTAGTTTATCAAGAATACTATTCTACTTTGCCACAAAAGATAAATGGACTTGCAAATAAAGGAGATGTGACACTATCATTTCATTTAAATGCAGCTGATAAAACAGCTTCAGGTGCTGAAATGTTATATTGGCACAACTCAAAAAGGAGTAAGGAACTTGCGGAATTTTTACAGGAAGCTAATATTAAAGCAACGCATTTGAAAGATAGAAAAATCTTGCCTCGTAATTACGAAGACAGAGGGGCAACTCTTTTGAGAAAAACTTCAACGCCTTGTGTCATAGTTGAAAGCGGATTTATAACAAATTCAGAAGACATGGAAAAATTGGAAGCAACCAAAAAGGAGCTTGCAAAATATTATGTAGCGGCAGTAAAGAATTATTGGAAAAACAATTAA
- a CDS encoding peptidoglycan-binding protein has translation MRSIFMLLHDTEPFIFVIPPSDFKITSSQNSEVVKILDVGEVALIGEKNIKKVNFSTFLPSKKSKFFNYLLNSHSPMAGIKKLEKYKDDKEILTLTSANYNIYLKCYIEQLEYEIVEKTGDIDITIDLIEAGEQTTMIDDVNALYERYTGKTSPIKEYQLVERFEDLKSEIKGKVQGKIKSLIKS, from the coding sequence ATGAGATCAATATTTATGTTATTACACGATACAGAACCGTTTATTTTTGTGATTCCACCATCGGATTTCAAAATTACGAGCAGTCAAAACAGTGAAGTTGTAAAGATATTAGATGTTGGAGAAGTAGCATTAATAGGAGAAAAAAACATAAAAAAAGTCAATTTTTCTACATTTTTACCATCCAAAAAATCTAAATTTTTTAATTATTTGCTCAATTCTCATTCTCCGATGGCTGGAATAAAAAAACTGGAAAAATATAAAGATGATAAAGAAATTTTAACTTTGACAAGTGCTAATTATAATATTTATTTAAAGTGCTATATTGAACAACTAGAATATGAAATAGTTGAAAAAACTGGAGATATTGATATAACAATTGATTTGATAGAAGCTGGGGAACAGACAACAATGATTGACGATGTTAATGCACTTTACGAGAGGTATACTGGAAAAACTTCACCGATAAAAGAGTATCAATTAGTAGAGAGATTTGAGGATTTGAAGAGTGAAATAAAAGGTAAAGTACAAGGTAAAATTAAAAGTTTGATAAAATCTTAG
- a CDS encoding DUF2634 domain-containing protein translates to MDFEELFLSQNTEKEKKELPPFTEYAINLDTLEPLKNGDRLVELNGNEALKVWIFKALKTKRNFYEIHSDSYGNDLDVHIGTVYQESIKNALIISEIKDCLLVNPYILDCYNFELNYNNDDNNLKVSFNVSTVYGESEVLYSE, encoded by the coding sequence ATGGATTTTGAAGAATTATTTTTGAGTCAAAATACAGAAAAAGAAAAAAAAGAATTACCCCCTTTTACAGAGTATGCAATTAATTTAGATACATTAGAGCCATTGAAAAACGGCGATAGACTTGTTGAATTAAATGGAAATGAAGCACTCAAAGTATGGATATTTAAGGCACTTAAAACTAAAAGAAATTTTTACGAAATACATTCGGATAGTTATGGAAATGATTTAGATGTACATATTGGTACGGTTTATCAGGAAAGTATAAAAAATGCTTTAATTATTTCGGAAATTAAAGATTGTTTATTAGTTAATCCGTATATTTTGGACTGCTATAATTTTGAATTAAACTACAACAATGATGATAATAATTTAAAAGTCTCTTTTAATGTTTCTACCGTTTATGGAGAAAGTGAGGTGTTATACAGTGAATAA
- a CDS encoding phage tail tube protein, with protein MSENIRGNRTITGAYGELWLDNEKVAELKSVEAKITAERKDVQLGISVDSKITGLKGEGTIKVFKVYTRGKKILENWVKGKDVRSRIVTSIKDPDSLRGQEERVSIDNVWLNSIELAKFERGEIVEEEIPFGFTPSDVRYENAIR; from the coding sequence ATGTCGGAAAATATAAGAGGAAATAGAACAATAACAGGAGCTTATGGGGAGTTATGGCTTGATAATGAAAAAGTAGCGGAGTTAAAATCTGTAGAAGCTAAAATTACAGCTGAAAGAAAAGATGTACAGCTGGGGATTTCTGTTGACAGTAAAATAACTGGATTGAAAGGTGAAGGAACTATCAAAGTTTTTAAAGTTTATACTCGTGGAAAAAAAATACTTGAAAATTGGGTAAAAGGAAAAGATGTGAGAAGCAGAATAGTCACATCTATAAAAGATCCTGATAGTTTACGTGGACAAGAAGAACGGGTGTCGATTGATAATGTTTGGTTAAATTCGATTGAACTTGCAAAATTTGAAAGAGGAGAAATTGTGGAAGAAGAAATTCCTTTTGGATTTACTCCTAGCGATGTTAGATATGAAAATGCGATAAGATAA
- a CDS encoding glycoside hydrolase family 108 protein, which produces MNDRFNKFLDYIFKVEGGYTNDKNDKGGATNFGITHEDAKTYLGYIGDMRKFKKSDAEKIYEKIYYKGNHLDKIVSDKIALSIFDWIVNSGKTGKKKAQIVANKFGSNLTVDGIIGPKTVEAINKINPETFLKEYHEMQRNFYKYLVSKDKTQQDFLTGWLNRVDRKEKYLKEMI; this is translated from the coding sequence ATGAACGACAGATTTAACAAATTTTTAGATTATATTTTTAAAGTTGAAGGCGGTTATACTAATGATAAAAACGATAAAGGCGGAGCAACAAATTTTGGAATAACACACGAAGATGCTAAAACATATCTAGGGTATATAGGAGATATGAGGAAATTTAAAAAATCAGATGCTGAAAAGATTTATGAAAAAATATACTACAAGGGGAATCATCTTGACAAAATAGTAAGTGATAAAATAGCTCTTTCAATTTTTGACTGGATTGTAAATAGTGGAAAAACAGGAAAGAAGAAAGCTCAGATTGTAGCAAATAAATTTGGTTCAAATTTAACTGTAGATGGAATAATTGGACCCAAGACAGTTGAAGCTATTAATAAAATAAATCCTGAAACTTTTTTGAAAGAATATCATGAAATGCAAAGAAATTTTTATAAATATTTAGTAAGTAAGGATAAAACACAACAAGATTTTTTGACTGGATGGTTGAATCGTGTTGATAGAAAAGAAAAATATTTAAAGGAGATGATATAA
- a CDS encoding DUF4291 family protein, giving the protein MMYRSGWATKQGQERILAIDLKREGFDEIVKNAVLSSFREVSDLSKEEWKEKLENSEVRCQWDPDRDIYGNPIGRRAIQLGIKGEIVKKYVNEWIVNITDITEEVIEIRNSIQSGTFSESMLPKEKKYIGEHFKSVHNFV; this is encoded by the coding sequence ATGATGTACAGAAGTGGCTGGGCTACTAAGCAAGGACAGGAAAGAATACTGGCAATTGACCTGAAAAGGGAAGGATTTGATGAAATAGTGAAAAATGCTGTACTTTCATCTTTTAGGGAAGTTTCTGATTTATCTAAGGAAGAATGGAAAGAAAAATTGGAAAATTCAGAAGTAAGATGTCAATGGGATCCGGACAGGGATATTTACGGCAATCCAATAGGAAGAAGAGCGATACAGTTAGGTATAAAGGGAGAAATTGTGAAAAAATATGTAAATGAGTGGATTGTAAATATAACGGATATAACAGAGGAAGTTATTGAGATAAGAAATAGTATTCAAAGTGGAACTTTTTCAGAGTCTATGCTTCCTAAAGAGAAAAAGTATATTGGGGAACATTTTAAAAGTGTCCATAATTTTGTATAA